In the genome of Carnobacterium viridans, one region contains:
- a CDS encoding oxaloacetate decarboxylase subunit alpha — protein MKEHTVEITETVLRDAHQSLMATRMSTQEMLPIIEKMDQVGYYSLECWGGATFDAAIRFLNEDPWERLRAIKKRAPHTKLQMLLRGQNLLGYRHYADDIVDKFIEKASENGIDIFRIFDALNDSRNLEASLKAVKKYGKQAQLTICYTISEVHKIEYYTQLAKELEKMGADSICIKDMAGILTPFVAKELVRSLKSVLTVPLSLHTHATSGISQMTYLMAVEAGVDRIDTAISPFSEGTSQPPTESMAIALNEGFATTKLNLQLLEEIADYFKPIRDKYLANQQLDPKMMAVDPKALLYQVPGGMLSNLYSQLKQANATEKYEAVLKEVPQVRKDLGYPPLVTPMSQMVGTQAVFNVLAGERYKMVPNEIKEYLKGSYGRSPMPISDDFRKKIIHNESVITNRPADHLQPEFERLKKEIGNSARTDEDVLTYALFPQVGKEFLIKKYSAQKVEQKREAIDEEQTIRISAYL, from the coding sequence ATGAAAGAACACACGGTTGAAATTACGGAAACCGTTTTGAGAGATGCTCATCAGAGTTTGATGGCTACAAGAATGTCGACGCAAGAAATGCTGCCTATTATTGAAAAAATGGACCAAGTTGGGTACTATTCACTGGAATGTTGGGGAGGAGCTACTTTCGATGCTGCGATTCGTTTTCTAAATGAAGATCCTTGGGAAAGGTTAAGAGCCATAAAAAAAAGAGCGCCACACACAAAATTACAAATGTTGTTAAGAGGTCAGAATTTATTGGGTTATCGGCATTACGCTGATGATATTGTAGACAAATTTATTGAAAAAGCTAGTGAAAATGGTATAGATATTTTCAGAATTTTTGATGCCTTAAATGATTCTAGAAATTTGGAAGCTTCTTTAAAAGCAGTAAAAAAATATGGAAAACAGGCTCAGTTGACTATTTGCTATACCATAAGTGAAGTACACAAAATAGAGTACTATACTCAACTAGCTAAAGAACTGGAAAAAATGGGTGCAGATTCAATTTGTATAAAAGATATGGCGGGTATATTAACACCATTTGTGGCAAAAGAACTTGTGCGTTCACTGAAAAGCGTTCTTACTGTACCACTTAGTTTGCACACTCATGCTACGAGTGGTATTTCGCAAATGACGTATTTAATGGCTGTTGAAGCTGGTGTAGATAGGATTGACACTGCTATTTCTCCTTTTTCAGAGGGAACCAGTCAACCACCTACTGAATCAATGGCTATTGCATTAAATGAGGGGTTTGCAACAACAAAGTTAAATCTCCAGTTATTGGAAGAAATTGCTGATTATTTTAAACCTATTCGAGATAAGTATCTAGCTAATCAGCAGTTAGATCCAAAAATGATGGCTGTGGATCCGAAAGCACTATTGTACCAAGTTCCTGGAGGGATGTTATCCAATCTGTACTCACAATTAAAACAAGCCAATGCAACTGAAAAGTATGAAGCTGTCTTGAAGGAAGTCCCGCAAGTTCGCAAGGATTTAGGTTATCCACCATTGGTAACTCCTATGAGTCAAATGGTTGGTACACAAGCAGTCTTTAACGTTCTAGCTGGAGAGCGTTACAAGATGGTTCCAAATGAAATCAAAGAGTATTTAAAGGGTTCCTATGGACGTTCCCCAATGCCAATCAGCGACGATTTCAGAAAGAAGATTATTCATAATGAATCAGTTATTACAAATCGACCAGCTGATCACCTTCAACCAGAGTTTGAACGTTTGAAAAAAGAGATAGGAAATAGTGCAAGAACGGATGAAGATGTATTAACGTATGCCTTATTCCCTCAAGTTGGAAAAGAATTTTTAATCAAAAAATACTCGGCTCAAAAGGTTGAACAAAAAAGAGAGGCAATAGATGAGGAACAAACCATTAGAATATCTGCCTATCTATAA
- a CDS encoding phosphoenolpyruvate carboxykinase (ATP) encodes MSTRSTFSKAEIRKNNPLFSPLRAVVETTMYGNNINEIETIEEAYLLAKESMHTVVTDLLVKHPEKLGLPFGAKVLVENGGAVVGRTAAAKRILGENSEEDAKLAPIIREAIYQGENNKRYKGTAYVGLDPEFMVKAHLSVPVGQENNLYSWLLNFQICNELYDEMYLESRPINEGDIFIYQDPEWHHPDYPMGLAYFDSEHNTAVILGMNYFGELKKATLTLAWGTAHRLGYVACHGGQKKFTLTNGKNYVSAFFGLSGSGKSTLTHAKHEHKYKVEVLHDDAFIISLKNGLSIALEPAYFDKTQDYPSDHVEVDYFVTVQNVAVTLDENGDKVLLTEDLRNGNGRTIKSRYSTSNRVDKFDEPIDAIYWIMKDESLPPVMKINDPILAATFGATLATKRSTAERLKKGIDVNKLVIEPYANPFRIYPLDEDYHHFKALFTDQKINCYILNTGFFGDKKVTAAITLSSIESIVEETAEFKPFGTLNDLSYLVVDGYEPEFDNQEYHQLVQERLNMRVAYIQEQKEKNQLNVLPDEALEAMQALIE; translated from the coding sequence ATGTCAACAAGATCTACTTTCTCAAAAGCTGAAATTAGAAAAAACAACCCTCTATTTTCGCCATTGCGTGCGGTAGTAGAGACAACGATGTATGGGAATAATATTAATGAAATAGAAACGATTGAAGAAGCATACTTACTGGCTAAAGAATCAATGCATACTGTCGTCACTGATTTATTAGTTAAGCATCCAGAAAAATTAGGCTTGCCATTTGGAGCAAAAGTTCTGGTTGAAAATGGTGGAGCAGTGGTAGGTCGTACTGCAGCAGCAAAACGTATTTTGGGAGAAAATTCTGAAGAAGATGCTAAATTGGCTCCAATCATTCGGGAAGCTATTTATCAAGGTGAAAATAACAAGCGCTATAAAGGAACGGCTTACGTTGGTTTAGATCCTGAATTTATGGTGAAAGCTCATTTGAGTGTGCCTGTTGGCCAAGAAAATAACTTATACTCTTGGTTATTAAATTTCCAAATTTGTAATGAATTGTATGACGAAATGTATCTAGAATCAAGACCAATAAATGAAGGCGATATCTTTATTTATCAAGATCCAGAATGGCATCATCCGGATTATCCAATGGGTCTGGCTTATTTTGATTCAGAGCATAACACAGCAGTCATTTTAGGTATGAATTATTTTGGAGAGTTAAAGAAAGCAACGTTAACACTTGCTTGGGGCACAGCTCACCGTTTAGGGTACGTTGCATGTCATGGTGGTCAAAAAAAATTCACTTTAACGAATGGAAAAAACTATGTGTCAGCATTTTTTGGACTATCCGGATCAGGGAAGTCTACATTAACACATGCGAAACATGAACATAAATATAAAGTGGAAGTTTTGCATGATGATGCCTTCATTATTTCCTTAAAGAATGGTTTATCTATTGCACTAGAACCTGCTTATTTTGATAAAACACAAGATTACCCTTCAGATCATGTAGAAGTTGATTATTTTGTGACGGTACAAAATGTAGCGGTCACGCTAGATGAAAATGGCGATAAAGTTTTACTGACAGAAGATTTACGTAATGGTAATGGTAGAACTATAAAGTCACGTTACTCTACTTCAAATCGTGTAGATAAATTCGATGAACCCATAGATGCAATCTATTGGATTATGAAAGATGAAAGTTTGCCACCCGTAATGAAGATAAATGACCCGATACTTGCTGCAACATTTGGAGCTACTCTAGCTACAAAACGTTCTACAGCTGAACGATTGAAAAAAGGGATCGATGTCAATAAACTTGTGATTGAGCCGTATGCAAATCCATTCCGTATTTATCCACTTGATGAAGACTATCATCATTTTAAAGCATTGTTTACGGATCAAAAGATCAATTGTTATATTTTAAATACAGGATTTTTTGGAGATAAAAAAGTTACTGCTGCTATTACTCTAAGCAGTATTGAATCAATCGTTGAAGAAACAGCAGAATTTAAACCTTTTGGAACCCTAAATGACTTGAGTTACCTAGTGGTTGATGGATATGAGCCCGAGTTTGACAATCAAGAGTATCATCAGTTGGTTCAAGAACGTTTAAACATGCGTGTAGCTTATATTCAAGAACAAAAGGAAAAAAATCAACTGAATGTTTTACCAGACGAAGCATTAGAAGCCATGCAAGCATTGATTGAATAA